The following proteins come from a genomic window of Geminicoccaceae bacterium SCSIO 64248:
- a CDS encoding heme-binding protein yields MSITQIQADAAIAAGRREAEAIGVPMNIAVLDAAAHLKGFSRMDGALLGSIDIALAKARTSALFGLNTEAIGEFSKAGGTSPGLENTNGGLVVFAGGIPVHGPDGSVIGAVGVSGGAVAQDFQVAQAAVAALETQR; encoded by the coding sequence ATGAGCATCACTCAGATCCAGGCGGACGCGGCGATCGCTGCGGGCCGCCGCGAAGCCGAAGCGATCGGCGTTCCCATGAACATCGCCGTACTGGACGCGGCGGCGCATCTCAAAGGGTTCTCCCGCATGGACGGCGCGCTGCTCGGTTCGATCGACATCGCCCTCGCCAAGGCCAGGACATCCGCCTTGTTCGGTCTCAACACCGAGGCGATCGGTGAGTTCTCAAAAGCCGGCGGCACCTCGCCCGGCCTGGAGAACACGAACGGAGGCCTCGTCGTCTTCGCCGGCGGCATCCCGGTCCATGGACCGGATGGCAGCGTGATCGGGGCGGTCGGTGTCTCGGGCGGCGCGGTCGCCCAGGATTTTCAGGTTGCCCAGGCCGCGGTCGCGGCGCTCGAGACCCAGCGGTGA
- a CDS encoding nuclear transport factor 2 family protein has translation MTMLSTLRTACRALATTLAAGTLILGAHATAARADEVEQNRALVAQGMQAWADGTGSPYDLLADDVRWTITGNSLAARTYPSREAFLSEVIRPFNARMRDRLIPTVHRYYAEGDTVVVHFDATGTARDGQPYANSYAWILRMRDARIVEAHAFFDSIAFDAFWTRVAPERLP, from the coding sequence ATGACAATGCTCAGCACGTTGAGGACCGCATGTCGGGCGCTGGCGACCACCCTCGCGGCAGGGACCTTGATCCTCGGCGCGCATGCCACGGCGGCAAGGGCGGACGAGGTCGAGCAGAACCGCGCCCTGGTCGCTCAGGGCATGCAGGCCTGGGCCGACGGCACCGGCAGCCCGTACGACCTTCTCGCCGACGACGTTCGCTGGACGATTACCGGAAACTCGCTGGCTGCGAGAACGTATCCGAGCAGGGAGGCCTTCCTGAGCGAAGTCATCCGGCCCTTCAACGCCCGGATGCGCGACCGGCTGATTCCCACGGTTCATCGCTACTATGCCGAGGGCGATACGGTCGTCGTCCATTTCGACGCGACCGGCACGGCGCGGGACGGCCAGCCCTACGCCAACAGCTATGCGTGGATCCTCCGCATGAGGGACGCGCGTATCGTCGAGGCGCACGCCTTCTTCGACAGCATCGCCTTCGATGCTTTCTGGACGCGGGTCGCGCCGGAACGGCTTCCGTGA